Below is a window of Flavobacterium sp. N2820 DNA.
GTCGTGGTTCGGTAGAAGCACACAACACCATTTCTGATTTTACCGACTTGGAACGTGAACGCGAAAACACCATTTACAGCCATTTAATGCATGCCAAATGGCACAACAACAAAATAAATATTATTGACACACCTGGTTTTGATGATTTTATAGGCGAAGTGGTTTCGTCTTTAAAAGTTTCAGACACGGCTTTAATTCTTTTAAACGCAGCTTCGGGTGTAGAAGTTGGCACCGAAATCGTTTGGGAATATGTGCAAGATTATCAAACTCCTGCCCTATTTGTCATCAATCAAATGGATCACCCAAAAGCGGATTATGACACCACTTTAGAACAAGCCAAAAATCGTTTTGGAAACAAAGTAATTCCGATACAATATCCGTACAATTCGGGCGAAAAATTCAATAGCATTATTGATGTCCTTCGCATGACGATGTATGTTTTCCCAGAAAATGGCGGTAAACCAGAAAAAATGCCTATTCCAACTGCAGAATTAGAAAAAGCAAATGCACTTCATAACGCTTTAGTAGAAGCTGCGGCAGAAAACGAAGAAGGTTTAATGGAAAAATACTTTGATAAAGGCAATTTAGACGAAGAAGAATTGGCAAAAGGATTAACCGTTGCCTTGGCACATCAACAAATTTATCCTGTTTTTTGTGCTTCAGGATTGAAAGATATGGGAAGTGGAAGAATCATGGGATTTATTGATGATATTGCGCCTTCTCCAGCCGACAGACCTGCTAAAAAACTTGAAAATGGCGCTGAATTAAAATGCGATGTTTCTGATAAAACCACCATTTTTATTTACAAAACACTTTCTGAACCTCAAGTGGGAATGGTTTCCTATCTCAAAGTACTTTCGGGCGAATTGAACGCTGGTGATGAATTAGTGAATGCCGACAATGGTGAAATCGAACGCCTAACTCAAATTTTTGTAACCGAAGGAAAACAACGAACCGCAGTGGAAAAATTAGTTGCTGGCGATTTAGGAGCAACGGTTCGTTTAAAATTTGGGCATTCAAATAATACGCTTAACGCGAAAGGTGTAGACCGAAAAATCAGAAAAATGCAATTTCCAGACAGCCGCATCAGAAAAGCCGTTTCGACCGCTAATCTTGCCGATATGGAAAAAATGATTAAAGCGTTGCACCAAATTCAGGAAGAAGATTTAACCTTAAAAGTGGAACAATCTGCCGAACTAAAACAAACTATTATTCAAGGACAAGGGCAATTGCATTTG
It encodes the following:
- a CDS encoding elongation factor G encodes the protein MSIATKDIRNVVFLGHSGSGKTTFIETMLFESGIIPRRGSVEAHNTISDFTDLERERENTIYSHLMHAKWHNNKINIIDTPGFDDFIGEVVSSLKVSDTALILLNAASGVEVGTEIVWEYVQDYQTPALFVINQMDHPKADYDTTLEQAKNRFGNKVIPIQYPYNSGEKFNSIIDVLRMTMYVFPENGGKPEKMPIPTAELEKANALHNALVEAAAENEEGLMEKYFDKGNLDEEELAKGLTVALAHQQIYPVFCASGLKDMGSGRIMGFIDDIAPSPADRPAKKLENGAELKCDVSDKTTIFIYKTLSEPQVGMVSYLKVLSGELNAGDELVNADNGEIERLTQIFVTEGKQRTAVEKLVAGDLGATVRLKFGHSNNTLNAKGVDRKIRKMQFPDSRIRKAVSTANLADMEKMIKALHQIQEEDLTLKVEQSAELKQTIIQGQGQLHLDLIKHRIENENNIEMLFEEPKVPYRETITKAAKAEYRHKKQSGGSGQFGEVHITIEPYFDDMPEPQGVNIRNKEIEELPWGGKFAFYWCIVGGAIDNRYATAIKKGIMHEMTEGPLTGSNCQNIRVCIYDGKMHAVDSNDISFQLAASHAFRMAFNEAKPQLLEPFYHLEVLCEDNHTGDVMGDLQTRRAIIQGMETDGHYQKIIAEVPLAELKDYGSSLRSLTQGKAKFKLEFSNYQLVPPHIQENLVISNASLSEV